From Camelus ferus isolate YT-003-E chromosome 15, BCGSAC_Cfer_1.0, whole genome shotgun sequence, the proteins below share one genomic window:
- the SLC66A3 gene encoding solute carrier family 66 member 3 isoform X2, whose protein sequence is MELLLGFCNWSTLGLCAALKLPQISAVLGARSARGISLPSLLLELGGFLVFLRYQWYYEYPLLTYLEYPILITQDLILLLCVFHFNGDVKRAAPYIALCVSAWFILTLQKWILDLAMPE, encoded by the exons ATGGAGCTGCTGCTGGGCTTCTGCAACTGGAGCACGCTGGGCTTGTGCGCGGCGCTCAAGCTGCCGCAGATCTCCGCCGTGCTGGGCGCGCGCAGCGCGCGGGGCATCAGCCTCCCGAGTCTACTTCTGGAGCTGGGAGG gttCCTGGTGTTCCTCCGGTACCAGTGGTACTATGAGTACCCGCTGCTGACCTACCTGGAGTACCCCATTCTCATCACACAAG ATCTCATCCTCCTGCTGTGTGTCTTCCATTTCAACGGGGATGTGAAACGGGCAGCACCCTACATCGCCCT CTGTGTGTCTGCTTGGTTCATCCTCACCCTGCAGAAGTGGATCTTAGATCTGGCCATG cCAGAATAA
- the SLC66A3 gene encoding solute carrier family 66 member 3 isoform X1 gives MELLLGFCNWSTLGLCAALKLPQISAVLGARSARGISLPSLLLELGGFLVFLRYQWYYEYPLLTYLEYPILITQDLILLLCVFHFNGDVKRAAPYIALCVSAWFILTLQKWILDLAMNLCTFISAASKFAQLQYLWKARDSGAVSALTWGLASYTSATRIITTLMTTNDLTILLRFLIMLALNMWVTATVLRYRKTAVKAE, from the exons ATGGAGCTGCTGCTGGGCTTCTGCAACTGGAGCACGCTGGGCTTGTGCGCGGCGCTCAAGCTGCCGCAGATCTCCGCCGTGCTGGGCGCGCGCAGCGCGCGGGGCATCAGCCTCCCGAGTCTACTTCTGGAGCTGGGAGG gttCCTGGTGTTCCTCCGGTACCAGTGGTACTATGAGTACCCGCTGCTGACCTACCTGGAGTACCCCATTCTCATCACACAAG ATCTCATCCTCCTGCTGTGTGTCTTCCATTTCAACGGGGATGTGAAACGGGCAGCACCCTACATCGCCCT CTGTGTGTCTGCTTGGTTCATCCTCACCCTGCAGAAGTGGATCTTAGATCTGGCCATG AATTTATGTACTTTCATCAGTGCGGCCAGTAAGTTTGCTCAGCTCCAATACCTGTGGAAGGCCAGGGACTCGGGGGCCGTGAGCGCGCTGACGTGGGGCCTAGCTTCGTACACCTCTGCGA cCAGAATAATAACAACTTTAATGACCACCAATGATCTTACaa TTCTTCTACGTTTTTTGATCATGCTGGCTTTAAATATGTGGGTAACAGCTACAGTACTTCGCTACCGGAAGACCGCTGTCAAGGCTGAATGA